The segment TCTCGCGCTCCTCCGGCGTGCCCGCCCGGTCGGGATCGGCCACGCCGTAGTCCTCGCGTTCCTGCCGGACGTGCTCGACCCGAAGGCCGGGCGTGAGCGTGAGCCGCCCGCGCCGCACCTCGGCCTCGGCGAACCCGGCAACGGCCCGCGCCCGGTCGATCCGGTTGCCGGCGTTGCCTGGTACGCCGGCCTCGGCGAGTGTCATCACGCCCCCGCCGAGCGCGAACCGGTCGGCCTGCTGGAGGCGGTCGGCGCGGTCCTGGTGAAGCCGGAGGCCAAACGTCAGGTCGAGCCCGGTGAGGCCGGGGCGGAGGCCGAGCGCGAGGTCGAGCCCTTCGGCCCCGTAGGTGCGGTCGTTCGAGGTGACGACGCCTTCGCCGCCGCCGAGTGCGCCGCGCGCGACCGCGAGTTCGTCGGCGAAGACGACGGGGTCGGCGACGAAGCGGTTGATCGGGACGTCGAGGTCGGCGTCTTCGAGGCCGTCGCCGTCGGTGTCGACGTCGTCGCCCCGGCCGTCGGAGACGGCGTCGAGGCGGGTCCAGTCGCGGCGGAAGCGCGTGGCGTAGAGCGTCGCCGTCACGTCGAGCTGCTCGCCGAAGACGCCGACGTAGCGGAGGTGCCCGAGGCTGTGGTCGCTCACGAACCGGTCCCGGGCAGTCGAGGCGTAGCGGGCGAAGGGGTCGGTCCCGAAGTCGGCGGGCGTGAGGCCGAGGTAGGTCTCGTCCGAGGTCTGGGCGCTGAGGGCGAGCTTGACCTCGGCGGCGTGGAAGGCATCGCCCCGCGTCGTGCTGAGGCGGACCTTGCCGAGCACGCTCCCCAGGTCGTAGCCCGTCTCGTCGGCGAGCACGCCCGCGTCCGCCCCGAAGCGCTGCACTTCTTTGAACCCGTCTGCGCCGTCGAAGAAGCCCTCGACCACGACCCCGAGCCGGAAGCGCCCGAGGGCGAGGTCGCCCGCGCCGCCGCGGGCGTGGAGGGTCCGCGCGAAGTCGGTCCCGCCGCGCACGGCCAGGAAGCCACCGCGCCCGGCCGGGATGCGCGCCGAGACGAGGTTGACCGCGCCGCCGGTCGTGTACGGCCCGTAGGCGATCTGCGCCGACCCCTTCCGTACCTCGACGGCGTCCATCCGGCCCGCCGCGGGAAAGTAGTAGGCTGCCGGCTGGGCGTACGGCGCGGGCGCGACGAGGACGCCGTCCTCCATCAGCGTCACGCCGCGCGAGCGGTCGGTGACGGTGCCCCGGATGCCGATGTTGGGACGGAGGCCGTAGCCGTCTTCCTCCTGCACGCTCACGCCGGGGACCGATGCGAGGAGGCGGTGCACGTCGGTGTCGCCGAAGCGCCGGACGGCCTGCGGGCCGAGGACGGTCGCCGAGCCGGGCACGTCGCGCACGCCGCGCGGCCCGCCCGCCAGGCTCCCCGCCACCTCGACGGTCACCACGCCGAGCCGCTCGACCGAGGGCGTGAGCGCGAGGTCGAGCCGGAGCGTGTCGCCCGCTACGAGGACGACGCTGCGGTCGGCCTGCGCGTAGCCCACGGCCGTGACGACGAGTGTCGCCGCACCGGCGTCGAGGCCGGTGAGGACGAAGCGACCATCGGCGTTGGCAGCGGTGCCCCGGTCGGTGCCGGCGAGGGTGACGGCCGCGCCGGGGACAGGCATCCCGCTGTCGGCGTCGGTGACGCGACCTGCGACGGTGGCGGGCTGGGCGTGGGCGGCGGTCGCAGCCAGGAAGAGGAGGGTGAGGCGTCGGGTCATGGAGCAGGGTCGCGCAGAATCCAGGGCTTCGGGCGGAGCACGCTGCGCGGCGCGCGCGTGAGGTCGGCCTCGGGATCGACGAGGGGCCGGCCGGGGCGGCCGTTGAGGCTGACGTACGTCTCGGCCCGGACCTCGACGTCGGCGTAGCCCGCGGCGCGGAAGCGGCGCTCGACGTGCTGCGCGTACTGCCAGAGGAAGTCGGGCTGCGAGGCCATCTCTTTTTCCTGGAGCGCTGTGAGGTCGTCGCTCGGCGCGAGGGTCCACCGGCGGTCGGTGGCGGGGTCGCGGACGTGGAAGGCGGCCGTGCCGGTCTTCGAGGCGACCATCACATGCCACGCGAACCGGAAGCCCTCCTCGGTCCAGAAGCGGTCGCCGGGGTAGAGCCCGTGCCGAAGCGGGAGGAGCACCTGAAGCGCGAGCCACATCCCGACGAGCGCTGCCACCCATCGTCTCGTCCGCACGGCAGGTCGCGCCGGACGCTCGCCTGTGCGCGGAAGCCAGCGCTGCAGTCGGCGGCCGAGCGCCCGCCACTCGTCGCCCTCGAAAAACACGAGCGCGGCCACCATCATCACGAATGGGAAAACACCGATGTTGAAGAGGACGTACGTTGCGGCGTGGAACACGACGGCGGCGGCATAGGCCCACGGCCGCGTCCGGCGGGCGAGGAGGAAAAACGCGATCGAGAGGTCGAAGAGCGCACCTGCCCACGCGAACGCCCACGGCATCCACGCGAGGTCGAGGAGCGGGCCGATCACGGGCAGCCCGCCGCGCGCCGCGAGCCAGATGCGGAGCGGCATCGCGTCGAGCAGCCAGTCCGGGTGGAGCTTGGCGACGCCCGCGAAGAAGTACACGCAGCCGATCTGGAGCCGAAGCGCCCACACCGTCCACGCGGGCACCGAGGCGCGCGCCGCCCGACCGGGGACGAGCGCTGCGCCCATCGGCAGCACCAGCATCAGCAGACCGACGACCGTGACGAAGTAGTAGTGGTTGAGGTACGTCGCTGCCTCGATCAGTTCGACGTAGGTGAACGCGGCGACGAAGACGGCGAGCCACACCTTCGCGCTACGTCCCCACGCGAATCCGAGCGCTGCGACGCCCGCGAGCACGAGCACGCCGTTCAGCGCCCAGAGCGGGAAGGGCCGGACCCAGCCGAAGCCGGGGTAGGTGAAGTGAAACGCCGGCTCGGCGTAGAGCGGCCCGGCCCACCCGAGGAGGAGAAACCGCGCGAGGCTCGCCGCCATCACGAGCCCAAACCCGACGCGGAAGACGCCCAGCACGACCGGGTCGGTCGGAGCCGTTAGTCGGTCTGCCAGCCGAGCACGCAGCCGCGCTGCCCGCGACCGCGCCGCGGTCGGGAGCGTGGGGGCCGTCATCCCGAGTCCCCGTCGTTATCGCTGAAGGTGATGCTGACGCCGAGCCAGCCGGCAAAGTCCACCTTGATGACGCGGAGGAGGCTGATCGTCTCGTCGTAGACGGCGCGGGCGGCATCGGGGTTGTCGGTCACCGCGTCGTGGAGCGGCATGCCGAGGGCGGCCATCGCCGCGTCGGTCGCGTCGATCTGCGCGAGCAGGACCTCGCCGAACGGGCGGCCGTCGACCTCGGCATCGAGTGTGACGAGGTAGTCGTCGAAGCCGGTGCCGCCGCCGCCGGTGACGAGGGCGCGGAGGCCGGCGAGGTCGTCGCGGAACAGCTCGGCCGAGACCTGGGCGTTGGGGGCCTGCACGCGGTCCGGCTGCGGCGCGCCGTCCGGCTCGTCCGGGTCGCGGGCGATGCCGAGCGGGCGGCCGACCTTGACGTAGCGGAGGTCCTCGGCGATCATCGCCATCTCGTTGACGACGCGCGAGACGGAACTCTGGAGGTTGCGCCCCTCGGTGTCAGCGTCCTCGAACATGCCGAGTTCGTTGCCGCCGCCGCGGCTCCACGCCTCGGCCAGGCGGCCGGCCTGCGTGAGCAGGTCCTGCGCTACGGCCAGGGTGTAGGCCCGGCGCTGCGGATCGCTCATCTGGCCGAGCACGGCGGCGTCGCCCCCGGCGAAGAGGAGGTATTCGAGCGCCGGGAGGCCGCGCGCGTTCGAGCCGCGCCGGGCGGCGTACGCCTCGTCAATCGGGTCCTCCGTGTCGACGGCGTCCTCGATGAAGGCCGTGTTGGCGGGCCAGGTCGAGATGCGGTTGTGGAAGAGCCCGTTGCGGACAGCCCCCGGCAGGTTGAGCGCCGAGAGCCGCTGCCAGCTCCGGGCGGCCGTCGTCCACACCGCCTGCGCCGGGCCGAGCGTCGCCGGCGACGGGTCACGCTCGAAGGCCGTGACCGCCTCGGCGAGCGCGGCGGCGTCAGCGGCAAAGGCGTCGTGCCCCGGCTCGATGATGCGCGTGGCGATGTCGGCAAGAAGCTGCTGCCGGACAGCGGTGCGGTTGTCGGGGTCGTCGCTGTCGGCGTCGCATGCGGCGAAGCCGAGGACGAGGGCGAGCGGCAGAATCAGGAGGACGAGGCGGGGGCGCATGGCGGAGGCGCGGGACGATGAGCGGTGGCTCAGAGTGAGTTGAGGAAGCGGAGGAGGTCGTCGCGCTCGGCGCGGGAGAGGTGGCGGAAGCGCTCCTTCGCCGCCTCGGCCTCGCCGCCGTGCCAGAGGATAGCCTCGGTGACGTTGCGGGCGCGCCCGTCGTGCAGCAGTTCGGTGTGGCGGTTGACGGTCTGGATCAGGCCGAGCCCCCACAGCGGCGGCGTCCGCCACTCGCGGCCCGTCGCCTCGAAGACCTTCATCCCGTCGGCCAGGCCCTCGCCCATGTCATGCAAGAGGAGGTCCGTGTAGGGGCGGATCGTCTGGCCCGAGAGGACATCGTGGACTTCGCTCGGTCCGGTGCGGAGCACCGGGAGGTGGCAGCCCGCGCAGCCGATCTGCTTGAACAGCGCCTTGCCGCGCAGCACGTCGGGCTCCTCCCAGTCGCGGCGGGCCGGGACGGCGAGCGTGCTGGAGTAGAGCGTGACGTGGGCCAGGTTGCGGTCCTCGACCTCGGGCGATCCGCCGGTCGGGGCCTCGTTGCATCCCGCCGGGGCGACAGTGCAGTTCTCTGCGTCGAAGAGCGAGGTCGTGATGCCGAGGTCGCCGTGGAACGCGCTCGCCACCTGCTGCTCGACCGTCGGCTGCGCCGCCTTCCACCCGAAGCGGCCGGGGGTGTGGCGCTGCTCGCGGACGTTCCAGACCATGTTGAGCCGGCCCGAGATGCCGTCGCCGTCCGCGTCGTCGGGGTCGGCGAGGGCGAGGAGGTCGGCTTCGGGGATGGCGTCGAGGAGGCCCATGCCGGGCATCTGGTTCGCCACGCGCGGCGAGAGGGTGAGGCCCGTGATCGGGCCGTAGGCCTCGTCCTCGAACGAGATGATCGGGCGGCGGAGCGAGTACGGCGTGCCGTCGGCGAACTGGCCCGCGATCTCCTCGTAGTCGACGAGCACCGTTGCCTCGGGCGCAAAGTCGAGCGTGGCCTGGTCCTGGATCTGGGAGCCGTAGCGCTCGTCGCCGAGCGGGCTGCCGAAGGCGTCGCGCTGGCCGGGGATGGCGACGCGGACGAGGAAGCCGGTCACGCGCTCGCCGTCGAAGGTCGGTGTGCGGCCGCGGCCGTCCTTGAAGTGACAGCCGGCGCAGGAGCGGGCGTTGAAGAACGGCCCGAGGCCGTCGCGCGCCGTCGTCGAGGCCGGGGCCGTGACCCAGTTCTGGTTGAAGAACGAATTGCCGACGCCGAAGAAGCCCGCGTCCATGTTCGACAGGCCGGGGGCAGGGAGGCCGAAGGCGTTCTGCCCTGCGTTGAAGACCGTCACGTCGCCGCCGGAGAACTGCTCGCCCGGCTCAGCCGTCAGGCCCAGGTCGGTCCCGTCGCAGCCCGAAAAGCAGCCTGCGAGGCTGAGCAGCCACGCCAGAAGCGGCACCACGGCGAGGCTGCCCAGACGCACCACACCCTCACCGCCGGGACGGCGATGAGGGCGTGGCGAGGTGTCAGAGCGAGCGGTCATGCAGCACCGTCGGGTCAGTCAGGCAGTTCGTTGTTGATCTGGATGCCGATCGCCGCCGCAGCCTCGACGAACGAGTCGCCCACCGTCTGGAGCTTGTTGAAGGCGTCGAGGATGCTGTCCTGGCTGTTGATGATCGCCTGGTCGAACGGCGTCGGGATCGCGTTCACGGCGTCGAGCGCTGCTGTCATCTCACCGTCTACGCGGGCGGCGAGGTCGGCGTCAGCTTCCTCGACGAGGTCCTTGAGCGAGGTGCCGGAGACGACGGTGCCGTCGGTGCGGGTGTAGCTGCCGCGCCATACGTTGGCGATGCCCTGCGTGTTGGTGATGATGTCGCGGTCGGTGTTGTCGGCGAAGCAGGAGTGCTCGTCCTCCTGGTCCTGGTTGTTGACCGCCACGAACATACGCTCGACGGCGAGCTCGGACTTGGCGAGCGTGCCGATGCCGGTGAAGACGTTCTGCAGCGCAGCCTCGGTGTCGAGGCCGAGGAACGTGTCGCGGTAGTTCGAGC is part of the Bacteroidota bacterium genome and harbors:
- a CDS encoding TonB-dependent receptor, yielding MTRRLTLLFLAATAAHAQPATVAGRVTDADSGMPVPGAAVTLAGTDRGTAANADGRFVLTGLDAGAATLVVTAVGYAQADRSVVLVAGDTLRLDLALTPSVERLGVVTVEVAGSLAGGPRGVRDVPGSATVLGPQAVRRFGDTDVHRLLASVPGVSVQEEDGYGLRPNIGIRGTVTDRSRGVTLMEDGVLVAPAPYAQPAAYYFPAAGRMDAVEVRKGSAQIAYGPYTTGGAVNLVSARIPAGRGGFLAVRGGTDFARTLHARGGAGDLALGRFRLGVVVEGFFDGADGFKEVQRFGADAGVLADETGYDLGSVLGKVRLSTTRGDAFHAAEVKLALSAQTSDETYLGLTPADFGTDPFARYASTARDRFVSDHSLGHLRYVGVFGEQLDVTATLYATRFRRDWTRLDAVSDGRGDDVDTDGDGLEDADLDVPINRFVADPVVFADELAVARGALGGGEGVVTSNDRTYGAEGLDLALGLRPGLTGLDLTFGLRLHQDRADRLQQADRFALGGGVMTLAEAGVPGNAGNRIDRARAVAGFAEAEVRRGRLTLTPGLRVEHVRQEREDYGVADPDRAGTPEERENTVTAFIPGLGVRLDAAPYLTLFGGLHRGFAPPSSQPGVEAERSLNAEVGARAARGEAASAQAVVFATWYENLLGADLASSGGTGSGDLFNGGAARVLGAEVSVEADALALVRGPAALRLPVRLAYTFTDARFQSSFRSGFLPWGTVRKGDRIPYVAPHVVSVGVGLATDRLHFDLRANGTAATRDRAGQGTIPESERIDARLLFDASAEAALPVTVGGARLSGTVTVRNLTDEVYVAARRPAGLRPGLPRTLLFGLRAEL
- a CDS encoding HTTM domain-containing protein → MTAPTLPTAARSRAARLRARLADRLTAPTDPVVLGVFRVGFGLVMAASLARFLLLGWAGPLYAEPAFHFTYPGFGWVRPFPLWALNGVLVLAGVAALGFAWGRSAKVWLAVFVAAFTYVELIEAATYLNHYYFVTVVGLLMLVLPMGAALVPGRAARASVPAWTVWALRLQIGCVYFFAGVAKLHPDWLLDAMPLRIWLAARGGLPVIGPLLDLAWMPWAFAWAGALFDLSIAFFLLARRTRPWAYAAAVVFHAATYVLFNIGVFPFVMMVAALVFFEGDEWRALGRRLQRWLPRTGERPARPAVRTRRWVAALVGMWLALQVLLPLRHGLYPGDRFWTEEGFRFAWHVMVASKTGTAAFHVRDPATDRRWTLAPSDDLTALQEKEMASQPDFLWQYAQHVERRFRAAGYADVEVRAETYVSLNGRPGRPLVDPEADLTRAPRSVLRPKPWILRDPAP
- a CDS encoding imelysin family protein, which codes for MRPRLVLLILPLALVLGFAACDADSDDPDNRTAVRQQLLADIATRIIEPGHDAFAADAAALAEAVTAFERDPSPATLGPAQAVWTTAARSWQRLSALNLPGAVRNGLFHNRISTWPANTAFIEDAVDTEDPIDEAYAARRGSNARGLPALEYLLFAGGDAAVLGQMSDPQRRAYTLAVAQDLLTQAGRLAEAWSRGGGNELGMFEDADTEGRNLQSSVSRVVNEMAMIAEDLRYVKVGRPLGIARDPDEPDGAPQPDRVQAPNAQVSAELFRDDLAGLRALVTGGGGTGFDDYLVTLDAEVDGRPFGEVLLAQIDATDAAMAALGMPLHDAVTDNPDAARAVYDETISLLRVIKVDFAGWLGVSITFSDNDGDSG
- a CDS encoding di-heme oxidoredictase family protein yields the protein MTARSDTSPRPHRRPGGEGVVRLGSLAVVPLLAWLLSLAGCFSGCDGTDLGLTAEPGEQFSGGDVTVFNAGQNAFGLPAPGLSNMDAGFFGVGNSFFNQNWVTAPASTTARDGLGPFFNARSCAGCHFKDGRGRTPTFDGERVTGFLVRVAIPGQRDAFGSPLGDERYGSQIQDQATLDFAPEATVLVDYEEIAGQFADGTPYSLRRPIISFEDEAYGPITGLTLSPRVANQMPGMGLLDAIPEADLLALADPDDADGDGISGRLNMVWNVREQRHTPGRFGWKAAQPTVEQQVASAFHGDLGITTSLFDAENCTVAPAGCNEAPTGGSPEVEDRNLAHVTLYSSTLAVPARRDWEEPDVLRGKALFKQIGCAGCHLPVLRTGPSEVHDVLSGQTIRPYTDLLLHDMGEGLADGMKVFEATGREWRTPPLWGLGLIQTVNRHTELLHDGRARNVTEAILWHGGEAEAAKERFRHLSRAERDDLLRFLNSL